The following are from one region of the Klebsiella aerogenes genome:
- the mscK gene encoding mechanosensitive channel MscK: protein MQHTNRWPHAISAIVFALILLVGSLSFNQALAADLPERTDVQSQLTTLNKQKDLTPQEKLVQQDLTQTLETLDKIERIKTETVQLRQQVEQAPAKMRQAVDSLNALSDVPDDEVTRKTLSTLSLRQLESRVSQALDDLQNAQNDLATYNSQLVSLQTQPERVQNAMYSASQQLQQIRNRLNGTAPGEETLRPTQQGLLLAQQALLNAEIEQQRKSLEGNTVLQDTLQKQRDYVTANSNRLEHQLQLLQEAVNNKRLTLTEKTAQEAVSPDETTRIQNNPLVKQELEVNHQLSEKLIQATENGNQLVQRNIRVKNWLDRALQSERDIKEQISVLKGSLLLSRILYQQQQTLPSADELQDMTNRIADLRLEQFEVNQQRDALFQSDTFVANLEEGHSSDVTPEVHDALLEVIDMRRELLDQFNKQLGNQLMMAINLQINQQQLMSVSGNLKSILTQQIFWVNSNKPMDWEWIKSFPEALKGQFKSMKITVNWEKAWPAVFIAFLAGLPLLLIAGLIRWRLQWLRDYQAKLASQVGQLRNDTQLNTPKAIFIDLIRALPVVLLILAVGLILLTMQLNVSSLLWAYSKKLAVFWLVFGLCWKVLEKDGVAVKHFNMSPQLTSHWRRQIVRVSLALLPLNFWSVVSELSPLNLMDDVLGQFVIFVNLLLIAVLVWPMCRESWRDKESHSLRLLTVTVLSIVPVALMVLTATGYFYTTLRLAGRWIETVYLVMMWNLLYQTVLRGLSVAARRIAWRRALARRQHLVKEGAEGAEPQEEPTIALEQVNQQTLRITMLVMVALFAVMFWAIWSDLITVFAYLDSITLWHYNGSEAGASVVKSVTMGSLLFAIVASMVAWALIRNLPGLLEVLVLSRLNMRQGASYAITTILNYAIIAISAMTVFGSLGVSWDKLQWLAAALSVGLGFGLQEIFGNFVSGLIILFERPVRIGDTVTIGTFSGTVSKIRIRATTITDFDRKEVIIPNKAFVTERLINWSLSDTITRVVIRLGVAYGSDLDKVKEVLLQAAHEHPKVMQDPAPSVFFTTFGASTLDHELRLYVRELRDRSYAVDELNRAIDRLCRENNIDIAFNQLEVHLRNEKGDEVTEVKRDNKGDDAAPTVA from the coding sequence ATGCAGCACACTAATCGTTGGCCTCATGCCATTTCCGCTATAGTTTTTGCACTCATCCTTCTTGTTGGCTCTTTGAGTTTCAACCAGGCTCTGGCTGCAGATTTACCTGAGCGTACTGACGTTCAAAGTCAGCTCACTACGCTTAATAAGCAAAAAGATCTCACACCGCAGGAAAAATTAGTTCAGCAGGACCTGACACAGACGTTAGAAACGCTGGATAAGATTGAGCGTATAAAAACGGAAACGGTCCAACTGCGCCAGCAGGTTGAACAGGCGCCAGCGAAAATGCGTCAAGCGGTCGACAGCCTGAATGCGCTGAGCGACGTTCCTGATGATGAAGTCACGCGCAAAACGCTTAGCACGCTGTCGCTGCGTCAGCTTGAATCCCGCGTTTCGCAGGCGTTGGACGATCTGCAAAACGCGCAGAACGATCTGGCGACCTACAACAGTCAATTAGTGTCGCTGCAGACCCAACCGGAGCGCGTACAGAACGCGATGTACTCCGCTTCCCAACAGTTGCAGCAAATTCGTAACCGTCTGAATGGCACTGCGCCGGGCGAAGAGACGCTACGCCCGACTCAGCAAGGTTTGTTGTTGGCGCAACAGGCGCTGCTGAATGCGGAAATCGAACAGCAGCGTAAGAGTCTGGAAGGCAACACGGTGCTGCAGGATACGCTGCAGAAACAACGTGATTACGTGACCGCCAACAGCAACCGGCTTGAACATCAGCTGCAGTTACTGCAGGAAGCGGTGAACAACAAGCGACTGACATTGACCGAGAAAACCGCTCAGGAAGCGGTCTCGCCGGATGAAACCACGCGTATCCAGAATAATCCGTTGGTGAAACAGGAGCTTGAAGTCAACCATCAACTCAGCGAGAAGCTGATTCAGGCAACGGAAAACGGCAACCAATTGGTGCAGCGCAATATCAGAGTCAAAAACTGGCTCGATCGCGCGCTGCAGTCTGAACGGGATATTAAAGAACAGATTTCGGTGCTGAAGGGCAGTTTGTTGCTGTCGCGCATCCTTTATCAACAGCAGCAGACCCTGCCGTCGGCGGATGAGCTGCAGGATATGACCAACCGCATTGCTGACCTGCGCCTCGAGCAGTTTGAGGTCAATCAGCAGCGCGACGCTCTGTTCCAGAGCGACACGTTTGTCGCCAACCTGGAAGAAGGGCACAGCAGCGACGTGACGCCGGAAGTTCACGATGCGTTGCTGGAAGTCATCGACATGCGCCGCGAACTGCTGGACCAGTTCAACAAGCAGCTGGGCAACCAACTGATGATGGCGATCAACCTGCAGATTAACCAGCAGCAGTTGATGAGCGTCTCCGGCAATCTGAAATCCATTCTGACCCAGCAGATCTTCTGGGTGAACAGCAATAAGCCGATGGATTGGGAGTGGATTAAATCCTTCCCGGAAGCGCTGAAAGGTCAGTTCAAATCGATGAAAATCACCGTCAACTGGGAAAAAGCCTGGCCGGCGGTATTTATCGCATTCCTTGCCGGATTACCGTTATTGCTGATTGCCGGCCTGATTCGCTGGCGCTTGCAGTGGTTACGCGACTACCAGGCGAAGCTGGCCTCTCAGGTGGGGCAGTTACGCAACGATACCCAGCTCAATACGCCGAAAGCGATCTTTATTGACCTGATCAGAGCGCTGCCGGTGGTGCTGCTGATTCTGGCAGTCGGGCTGATCCTGCTGACGATGCAGCTGAATGTCAGCAGTCTGCTGTGGGCTTACAGTAAGAAACTGGCGGTGTTCTGGCTGGTATTCGGCTTGTGCTGGAAGGTGCTGGAAAAAGACGGCGTGGCGGTGAAGCATTTCAATATGTCCCCGCAATTGACCAGCCACTGGCGGCGGCAGATTGTCCGCGTCAGCCTGGCGCTGCTACCGCTGAACTTCTGGTCGGTAGTTTCCGAGCTGTCGCCGTTGAATCTGATGGATGACGTGCTCGGGCAGTTCGTGATTTTCGTCAACCTGCTGCTGATCGCGGTACTGGTGTGGCCGATGTGTCGTGAAAGCTGGCGCGATAAAGAGTCGCATAGTCTGCGATTGCTGACGGTGACCGTGTTGTCGATCGTTCCCGTCGCGCTGATGGTGCTGACGGCGACCGGTTACTTCTATACCACGCTGCGTCTGGCTGGCCGCTGGATTGAGACCGTCTATCTGGTGATGATGTGGAACTTGCTGTATCAGACCGTGCTGCGCGGCCTGAGCGTGGCGGCGCGGCGTATTGCCTGGCGTCGTGCGTTGGCGCGTCGCCAGCATCTGGTGAAGGAAGGAGCAGAAGGCGCCGAGCCGCAAGAGGAACCGACGATCGCCCTCGAACAGGTGAACCAGCAGACGCTACGTATCACTATGCTGGTGATGGTGGCGCTATTCGCTGTGATGTTCTGGGCAATTTGGTCCGATCTGATTACCGTCTTCGCCTATCTTGATAGCATTACTCTCTGGCACTACAACGGCAGCGAAGCCGGCGCCAGCGTGGTGAAAAGCGTCACCATGGGCAGCCTGCTGTTTGCGATCGTCGCCTCAATGGTCGCCTGGGCGCTGATCCGTAACTTGCCGGGCTTGCTGGAAGTGCTGGTGCTATCGCGCCTCAATATGCGGCAAGGGGCTTCCTATGCGATCACGACGATCCTCAACTATGCGATTATCGCCATTAGCGCAATGACGGTATTCGGCTCGTTAGGGGTCTCGTGGGATAAACTGCAATGGCTGGCAGCGGCGCTGTCGGTCGGTTTAGGTTTCGGCTTGCAGGAAATTTTCGGTAACTTCGTCTCCGGTTTGATCATTCTCTTCGAACGCCCGGTGCGTATCGGCGATACGGTGACTATCGGCACCTTCTCCGGTACCGTCAGTAAGATCCGTATTCGTGCGACCACGATTACCGACTTTGATCGTAAAGAGGTCATCATTCCGAATAAAGCCTTCGTGACCGAACGTCTGATTAACTGGTCGCTCTCCGATACCATCACCAGGGTGGTGATCCGCCTCGGCGTGGCCTATGGTTCCGATCTCGATAAGGTAAAAGAAGTGCTGTTGCAGGCGGCGCATGAGCATCCGAAAGTGATGCAGGATCCCGCGCCGTCAGTCTTCTTCACCACCTTTGGCGCCAGCACGTTGGATCATGAACTCCGGCTTTACGTGCGTGAACTGCGCGATCGCAGTTATGCAGTGGACGAACTGAACCGCGCGATTGACCGCCTGTGCCGTGAAAACAATATTGATATCGCCTTTAATCAGCTGGAAGTCCATCTGCGCAATGAGAAGGGCGATGAAGTCACGGAAGTGAAACGTGACAATAAAGGTGATGATGCGGCGCCGACCGTCGCGTAA
- the acrR gene encoding multidrug efflux transporter transcriptional repressor AcrR, translating to MARKTKQQALETRQLILDVALRLFSQQGVSSTSLAAIAKAAGVTRGAIYWHFKNKSDLFNEIWSLSDASISDLEVEYRVKFPNDPLSVVREILVYILEATVIEERRRLMMEIIFHKCEFVGEMAVVQQAQRSLWLESYDRIEQTLKECITAQQLPANLLTRRAAILMRSYLSGLMENWLFAPDTFNLQAEARAYVDTLIEMYQTCPSLRSPSTVEA from the coding sequence ATGGCACGAAAAACCAAACAACAGGCACTTGAAACCCGGCAACTGATCCTTGACGTTGCCCTGCGTTTGTTTTCGCAGCAAGGCGTATCATCTACCTCGTTGGCAGCGATTGCAAAAGCTGCTGGGGTGACCAGGGGGGCTATCTACTGGCATTTCAAAAACAAATCCGATTTGTTTAATGAAATATGGTCTCTCTCTGACGCCAGCATTAGCGATCTCGAAGTTGAGTATCGGGTAAAATTCCCCAACGATCCACTGTCTGTTGTTCGTGAAATACTAGTTTATATCCTCGAAGCAACGGTAATAGAGGAACGTAGACGCTTGATGATGGAAATCATCTTCCATAAGTGCGAATTTGTCGGAGAAATGGCGGTTGTCCAACAAGCGCAGCGTAGTTTATGGCTTGAAAGCTACGATCGTATTGAGCAAACATTAAAAGAGTGTATCACCGCCCAACAATTACCTGCGAATTTACTTACCCGCCGTGCGGCAATTCTTATGCGCAGTTATCTTTCCGGGTTAATGGAAAACTGGCTCTTCGCACCGGATACCTTTAACCTCCAGGCTGAAGCCCGCGCTTACGTCGATACGCTGATTGAGATGTATCAGACTTGTCCGTCGCTGCGCAGTCCGTCTACGGTTGAGGCCTGA
- the acrA gene encoding multidrug efflux RND transporter periplasmic adaptor subunit AcrA, with the protein MNKNRGLTPLAVVLMLSGSLALTGCDDKPAQQGAQQMPEVGIVTLKSAPLQITTELPGRTNAYRVAEVRPQVSGIILKRNFTEGSDIQAGVSLYQIDPATYQASYESAKGDLAKAQAAANIAQLTVRRYQKLLGTKYISQQDYDTAVADAQQNNAAVVAAKAAVETARINLAYTKVTSPISGRIGKSAVTEGALVQNGQSTALATVQQLDPIYVDVTQSSNDFLRLKQELANGQLKQENGKAKVELVTNDGLKYPQDGTLEFSDVTVDQTTGSITLRAIFPNPDHTLLPGMFVRARLEEGVNPDALLVPQQGVTRTPRGDASVMLVGEGDKVEVRQVTATQAIGDKWLVTNGLKTGDRVIVTGLQKVRPGVQVKAQEVASDNQQQAAGNANAQSEQTKS; encoded by the coding sequence ATGAACAAAAACAGAGGGTTAACGCCTCTGGCGGTCGTTCTGATGCTCTCAGGCAGCTTAGCGCTAACAGGATGTGACGATAAACCGGCTCAACAAGGGGCCCAGCAAATGCCAGAAGTCGGCATTGTCACGCTCAAATCCGCACCTCTACAAATCACCACTGAACTTCCTGGTCGTACCAATGCTTATCGTGTCGCAGAAGTCCGCCCTCAGGTAAGTGGCATTATTCTGAAACGTAACTTCACTGAAGGCAGCGATATTCAGGCAGGGGTGTCTCTTTATCAGATCGATCCGGCAACCTATCAGGCCAGCTATGAAAGCGCCAAAGGCGATTTAGCGAAAGCCCAGGCCGCCGCAAACATCGCTCAGTTGACGGTCAGACGTTATCAGAAACTGCTTGGCACGAAATACATCAGTCAACAAGACTACGACACCGCCGTTGCTGATGCTCAGCAAAACAACGCGGCCGTAGTCGCGGCGAAAGCGGCTGTTGAAACGGCACGTATCAACCTGGCCTATACCAAAGTGACGTCACCGATCAGCGGACGCATTGGTAAATCCGCGGTTACCGAAGGCGCGCTGGTGCAGAACGGTCAATCAACCGCGCTGGCAACCGTGCAGCAGCTGGATCCTATCTATGTTGACGTGACGCAATCGAGCAACGATTTCCTGCGTCTGAAACAGGAACTGGCTAACGGTCAGCTGAAGCAGGAAAACGGCAAGGCGAAAGTCGAACTGGTGACCAACGACGGTCTGAAATATCCGCAGGATGGTACGCTGGAATTCTCCGACGTGACCGTTGATCAGACCACCGGCTCTATCACTCTGCGCGCTATCTTCCCGAACCCGGACCACACTCTGCTGCCAGGGATGTTCGTTCGCGCGCGTCTGGAAGAAGGTGTTAATCCGGATGCGCTGCTGGTTCCGCAACAGGGCGTCACCCGTACCCCGCGCGGCGATGCGAGCGTCATGCTGGTTGGCGAAGGTGATAAAGTCGAAGTTCGTCAGGTTACCGCGACTCAGGCTATCGGCGACAAATGGTTAGTCACCAACGGTTTGAAAACCGGCGATCGCGTCATCGTGACCGGGCTGCAAAAAGTAAGACCAGGCGTACAGGTAAAAGCGCAGGAAGTAGCTTCAGACAACCAACAGCAGGCCGCTGGCAACGCGAACGCTCAGTCTGAACAAACCAAGTCTTAA
- the acrB gene encoding multidrug efflux RND transporter permease subunit AcrB has protein sequence MPNFFIDRPIFAWVIAIIIMLAGGLSILKLPVAQYPTIAPPAISITAMYPGADAETVQNTVTQVIEQNMNGIDHLMYMSSNGDSTGTATITLTFESGTDPDIAQVQVQNKLALATPLLPQEVQQQGISVEKASSSFLMVVGVINTNGTMTQDDISDYVAANMKDPISRTNGVGDVQLFGSQYAMRIWMDPNKLNNFQLTPVDVINAIKAQNAQVAAGQLGGTPPVKGQQLNASIVAQTRLTNTDEFGKILLKVNQDGSQVRLRDVAKIELGGESYDVVARFNNQPASGLGIKLATGANALDTANAIRAELKRMEPFFPAGMKIVYPYDTTPFVKISIHEVVKTLVEAIILVFLVMYLFLQNFRATLIPTIAVPVVLLGTFAILAAFGFSINTLTMFGMVLAIGLLVDDAIVVVENVERVMAEEGLPPKEATRKSMGQIQGALVGIAMVLSAVFIPMAFFGGSTGAIYRQFSITIVSAMALSVLVALILTPALCATMLKPIKKGGHGEHKGFFGWFNRVFDKSTHHYTDSVGNILRSTGRYLVLYLIIVVGMAYLFVRLPSSFLPDEDQGVFLSMAQLPAGATQERTQKVLDEMTDYYLTKEKNNVESVFAVNGFGFAGRGQNTGIAFVSLKDWSQRPGEENKVEAITGRAMARFSQIKDAMVFAFNLPAIVELGTATGFDFQLIDQGGLGHEKLTQARNQLFGMVAQHPDVLTGVRPNGLEDTPQFKINIDQEKAQALGVSISDINTTLGAAWGGSYVNDFIDRGRVKKVYIMSEAKYRMLPEDIGNWYVRGSDGQMVPFSAFSTSRWEYGSPRLERYNGLPSMEILGQAAPGKSTGEAMTLMEELAGKLPTGIGYDWTGMSYQERLSGNQAPALYAISLIVVFLCLAALYESWSIPFSVMLVVPLGVIGALLAASFRGLTNDVYFQVGLLTTIGLSAKNAILIVEFAKDLMEKEGKGLVEATLEAVRMRLRPILMTSLAFILGVMPLVISSGAGSGAQNAVGTGVMGGMVTATVLAIFFVPVFFVVVRRRFSKKTEDLEHSHPTEHH, from the coding sequence ATGCCTAATTTCTTTATCGATCGACCCATATTTGCGTGGGTGATCGCCATCATCATCATGTTGGCCGGGGGGCTTTCGATTTTGAAACTCCCCGTGGCGCAATATCCAACGATTGCGCCGCCGGCAATTTCCATTACCGCCATGTACCCCGGCGCGGATGCCGAAACGGTGCAGAACACCGTGACTCAGGTTATCGAACAGAACATGAACGGTATCGATCACCTGATGTACATGTCTTCGAATGGCGACTCCACCGGTACAGCAACGATTACTCTGACCTTTGAATCCGGTACCGATCCGGATATCGCTCAGGTCCAGGTTCAGAACAAACTGGCGCTGGCGACGCCCCTGCTGCCGCAAGAAGTACAGCAACAGGGTATTAGCGTAGAAAAAGCGTCCAGCAGCTTCCTGATGGTTGTCGGGGTGATCAACACCAACGGCACCATGACGCAGGATGATATTTCTGACTATGTTGCCGCCAACATGAAGGATCCAATCAGCCGTACCAACGGCGTGGGCGACGTTCAGCTGTTCGGTTCCCAGTACGCGATGCGTATCTGGATGGACCCGAACAAACTGAATAACTTCCAGCTGACTCCGGTTGACGTCATCAACGCGATTAAAGCGCAGAACGCCCAGGTGGCGGCTGGCCAATTAGGCGGTACGCCGCCGGTGAAAGGCCAACAGTTGAACGCCTCCATCGTTGCGCAGACACGTCTGACCAATACTGATGAATTCGGCAAAATTCTGCTGAAGGTCAACCAGGATGGCTCGCAGGTTCGTCTGCGCGATGTTGCCAAAATCGAACTGGGCGGCGAAAGCTATGACGTTGTTGCTCGCTTTAACAACCAGCCAGCCTCCGGTCTGGGGATTAAACTGGCGACCGGCGCTAACGCCCTGGATACCGCTAACGCGATCCGTGCCGAACTGAAACGTATGGAACCGTTCTTCCCTGCCGGGATGAAAATTGTTTATCCGTACGACACGACGCCGTTTGTAAAAATCTCTATTCACGAAGTTGTCAAAACGCTGGTTGAAGCGATCATCCTGGTGTTCCTGGTCATGTATCTGTTCCTGCAGAACTTCCGCGCCACACTGATCCCAACCATCGCGGTACCTGTCGTATTGCTGGGGACCTTCGCCATCCTGGCGGCGTTTGGCTTCTCGATAAACACCCTGACGATGTTCGGGATGGTGCTCGCCATCGGCTTGCTGGTGGATGACGCCATCGTCGTTGTAGAAAACGTCGAGCGTGTCATGGCGGAAGAAGGATTGCCGCCGAAAGAAGCGACCCGTAAGTCGATGGGGCAGATTCAGGGCGCACTGGTCGGTATTGCGATGGTACTGTCCGCGGTATTTATCCCGATGGCCTTCTTCGGCGGTTCTACCGGGGCGATTTATCGTCAGTTCTCCATCACTATCGTTTCCGCGATGGCGCTGTCGGTACTGGTCGCATTAATCCTGACCCCGGCGCTGTGCGCCACGATGCTGAAACCGATTAAGAAAGGCGGCCACGGCGAGCACAAAGGCTTCTTTGGCTGGTTCAACCGCGTATTCGACAAGAGCACGCACCACTACACCGACAGCGTAGGCAACATTCTGCGCAGTACCGGTCGTTACCTGGTTCTGTATCTGATCATCGTCGTCGGTATGGCGTATCTGTTCGTTCGTCTGCCAAGTTCCTTCTTACCGGATGAAGACCAGGGCGTATTCCTGAGTATGGCGCAGCTGCCTGCTGGCGCGACGCAGGAACGTACGCAGAAAGTCCTCGATGAGATGACCGACTACTACCTGACCAAAGAAAAGAACAACGTTGAATCGGTGTTCGCCGTTAACGGCTTTGGTTTCGCAGGCCGCGGTCAGAACACCGGTATTGCCTTCGTATCGTTGAAAGACTGGAGTCAACGTCCGGGCGAGGAAAACAAAGTTGAAGCGATTACCGGTCGTGCGATGGCGCGATTCTCACAGATTAAAGATGCGATGGTCTTCGCCTTTAACCTGCCGGCGATCGTTGAACTGGGTACCGCTACCGGCTTTGACTTCCAGCTTATCGATCAGGGTGGTTTAGGGCATGAGAAATTAACTCAGGCGCGTAACCAACTGTTCGGCATGGTCGCTCAGCACCCGGACGTCTTAACTGGCGTGCGTCCAAACGGCCTGGAAGATACGCCGCAGTTCAAAATCAATATCGATCAGGAAAAAGCGCAGGCGCTTGGCGTCTCGATCAGTGATATCAACACCACCCTCGGCGCGGCCTGGGGCGGCAGCTACGTCAACGACTTCATTGACCGCGGCCGTGTGAAAAAAGTGTATATCATGTCGGAAGCCAAATACCGCATGCTGCCGGAAGATATCGGCAACTGGTACGTGCGCGGCAGTGATGGCCAGATGGTGCCGTTCTCAGCATTCTCCACCTCGCGTTGGGAATACGGTTCTCCGCGTCTGGAACGCTACAACGGTCTGCCATCCATGGAAATCCTCGGTCAGGCAGCGCCAGGTAAGAGTACCGGTGAAGCGATGACGCTGATGGAAGAGCTGGCGGGTAAACTGCCAACCGGTATTGGTTACGACTGGACCGGTATGTCCTACCAGGAACGTCTGTCCGGTAACCAGGCGCCAGCGCTGTACGCTATTTCGCTTATCGTGGTCTTCCTGTGTCTGGCAGCGTTGTATGAGAGCTGGTCGATTCCGTTCTCCGTTATGCTGGTTGTACCGTTGGGCGTTATTGGCGCACTATTGGCGGCCTCTTTCCGCGGCCTGACTAACGATGTTTACTTCCAGGTCGGTCTGTTGACCACCATCGGCCTGTCGGCGAAGAACGCGATACTTATCGTCGAATTCGCCAAAGACCTGATGGAAAAAGAAGGTAAAGGTCTGGTTGAAGCGACGCTGGAAGCAGTACGTATGCGTCTGCGTCCAATCCTGATGACCTCGCTGGCGTTTATCCTCGGGGTAATGCCGTTGGTTATCAGCTCTGGCGCAGGTTCCGGCGCGCAGAACGCCGTAGGTACTGGCGTAATGGGCGGGATGGTTACCGCGACAGTTCTGGCAATCTTCTTCGTGCCGGTCTTCTTCGTGGTGGTTCGTCGCCGCTTCAGTAAGAAAACTGAAGATCTTGAGCATAGTCACCCGACTGAGCATCATTAA
- the tomB gene encoding Hha toxicity modulator TomB, translated as MDEYSPKRHDIAQLRFLCETLYHDCLANLEESNRGWVNDPTSAVNLQINELIEHIATFALNYKIKYAEDNKLISQLDEYLDDTFMLFSSYGINTSDLQKWRKSGNRLFRCFVSASRENPASLSC; from the coding sequence ATGGACGAGTACTCACCAAAAAGGCATGATATCGCGCAGCTGAGATTCCTCTGCGAAACTCTGTATCATGACTGCCTTGCAAACCTGGAAGAAAGCAACCGCGGCTGGGTCAACGATCCAACCTCGGCAGTGAATCTTCAAATAAATGAATTGATCGAGCACATAGCAACTTTCGCGCTTAATTATAAAATTAAGTACGCTGAGGATAATAAACTGATTTCCCAGCTTGACGAATACTTGGATGACACTTTTATGCTGTTCAGTAGCTATGGCATAAACACAAGCGATCTACAGAAATGGCGCAAATCCGGCAATCGGTTATTCCGTTGCTTCGTGAGCGCTAGCCGGGAGAATCCGGCAAGTCTTTCTTGTTAG
- a CDS encoding HHA domain-containing protein: protein MSGKPLTKTDYLMRLRRCQTIDTLERVIEKNKYELSDNELAVFYSAADHRLAELTMNKLYDKIPTSVWKFIR from the coding sequence ATGTCTGGTAAACCATTAACTAAAACAGACTATTTGATGCGTTTACGCCGCTGTCAGACAATTGATACGCTGGAGCGCGTAATTGAAAAGAATAAATACGAACTTTCCGACAATGAACTGGCGGTATTTTACTCCGCCGCTGACCATCGTCTTGCTGAATTGACCATGAATAAGCTATACGACAAAATCCCCACTTCAGTATGGAAATTTATCCGCTAG
- the maa gene encoding maltose O-acetyltransferase — translation MSEEKRKMIAGERYHAGDAMLKADRLHARQVLHRYNHSTPDDRELRTTLLADLFGKTTDAYIEPTFRCDYGYNIRLGANFYANFDCVMLDVCPIRIGDNCMLAPGVHIYTATHPLDPTERASGVEYGKPVSIGHNVWIGGRAVINPGVTIGDNAVIASGAVVVKDVPANAVIGGNPAQIIKMLVTEK, via the coding sequence ATGAGCGAAGAAAAAAGGAAAATGATCGCCGGCGAGCGGTATCATGCTGGAGACGCAATGCTAAAAGCAGACCGCCTGCACGCCCGGCAGGTACTGCACCGCTACAACCATTCAACTCCGGATGATCGCGAATTACGTACAACCCTGCTGGCAGACCTGTTTGGCAAGACAACAGACGCGTATATCGAACCCACTTTCCGCTGTGACTACGGCTATAACATCAGGCTGGGGGCGAATTTTTACGCCAACTTTGACTGCGTAATGCTTGACGTCTGCCCTATCCGCATTGGCGATAACTGCATGTTGGCGCCTGGCGTTCATATCTATACCGCTACCCACCCGCTGGATCCGACGGAACGCGCTAGCGGCGTCGAGTACGGCAAACCCGTGTCAATTGGCCATAATGTGTGGATTGGCGGCCGCGCGGTTATCAATCCAGGGGTGACTATTGGCGACAATGCCGTCATCGCGTCGGGCGCCGTGGTGGTGAAAGACGTCCCGGCCAATGCGGTCATCGGCGGTAACCCGGCACAAATCATTAAGATGCTAGTAACCGAAAAATAG
- a CDS encoding YlaC family protein — translation MTEIQRLLTNTIDELNVKEKRDNRPRFSISFIRNHPWLFVAMYAAFLATLIVMLRSETLVDSVWLLVVLFVLLNGFFFFDVYPRYRYEDIDVLDFRVCYNGEWYNTRFVPAQLIDGILQSPQVANEQKAQLQKMIDTKGELSFYDVFTLTRVAAA, via the coding sequence ATGACAGAAATACAGCGCCTGCTGACCAACACCATCGATGAGCTAAACGTAAAAGAAAAACGCGACAACCGCCCACGTTTTAGTATCAGTTTTATTCGCAATCACCCGTGGCTATTTGTTGCCATGTACGCCGCCTTTCTGGCGACGCTTATCGTCATGTTGCGCTCCGAAACGCTGGTCGATTCTGTTTGGTTGCTGGTAGTCCTGTTTGTGCTGTTGAATGGTTTCTTCTTTTTTGACGTCTACCCACGCTACCGTTATGAAGATATCGACGTGCTCGATTTTCGCGTCTGTTATAACGGTGAATGGTATAACACCCGCTTCGTACCCGCACAGTTGATCGACGGTATTCTGCAATCGCCGCAGGTCGCCAATGAGCAAAAAGCGCAGCTACAAAAAATGATCGATACCAAAGGCGAACTCTCCTTCTACGACGTTTTCACCCTTACCCGCGTTGCTGCCGCCTGA